One region of Drosophila teissieri strain GT53w chromosome 2L, Prin_Dtei_1.1, whole genome shotgun sequence genomic DNA includes:
- the LOC122621113 gene encoding kinetochore and Eb1-associated basic protein isoform X1, giving the protein MATSPDVRTPGCCSPLRTKELLERQRSSRCTPGKGYLTPRNCQSPKKPEMRIPSVIVTDAEFGLERPNQLLQRLERSLFRSSSASKVPSKNALLASQGRQRTWEGPKTPELRRTNKTVPSSEPRPKRSKELLEDLRSTHRGASVTKLATQFNKENQELSKSPAFIPSSEPQPIRPKLILERERQESITNRLASTSIDRLKTKPPRTSYTSSRLLVPQMGFSYPKDPKRLHESSRAIKLTTSKRKLDFKTELRTDLLRRELEKIAKEWRKKTDFQLRQLISDFVKQLVRLLAFNGITFSHLSRDCYVQQMMEALQQLHYTKKVNKSWLQTPNSTQAIAHVLELLNFLLGVLEHRKGEGMCVLPVVSEKQRIEQLASASGTSYDVMSLQQKFENIKIKKESLNNYQASPKSESPAYKDMDKVRERNGNQDFARLLDFQKETHHELHLHRLRLEEFSELVSLAVIKLKRCHEGNKQSIQAFNEQIQDLADSVVLRNRNVGLLTQLHLNENPGQKQLHERLEQLQRLYEDNYSNLLQLNIRPPQEKP; this is encoded by the exons ATGGCTACATCGCCAGATGTGCG AACTCCGGGCTGCTGCTCACCCTTGCGCACCAAGGAATTGCTGGAAAGGCAGAGGTCCAGTAGGTGTACCCCCGGAAAAGGATATCTAACCCCACGAAACTGCCAGAGCCCCAAAAAGCCAGAGATGCGGATACCTTCCGTAATCGTCACCGATGCCGAGTTCGGCTTGGAGCGCCCTAATCAATTGCTACAGCGTCTGGAGAGATCACTATTTCGATCTTCCTCTGCTTCCAAAGTGCCATCGAAAAATGCATTGTTGGCATCCCAAGGCAGACAGCGCACCTGGGAAGGACCCAAAACCCCAGAGCTCCG CCGTACCAACAAAACCGTACCCTCTTCGGAACCTCGTCCAAAACGTTCTAAGGAACTACTGGAGGATCTTAGGTCCACGCATCGAGGAGCTTCTGTCACGAAATTAGCGACCCAATTCAATAAGGAAAACCAAGAACTTTCAAAGAG CCCTGCATTCATACCATCCTCGGAGCCACAGCCTATCCGCCCAAAATTGATCCTCGAACGGGAGCGCCAAGAGTCTATAACCAATCGGTTGGCATCAACTTCCATTGACCGCCTAAAGACAAAGCCACCAAGGACGAGTTATACATCGAGCAGGCTGCTGGTGCCTCAGATGGGATTTTCGTACCCCAAGGATCCGAAAAGGCTTCATGAATCCAGCAGAGCAATCAAGCTGACCACCTCAAAGCGAAAGTTGGACTTCAAAACTGAGCTGCGCACCGATTTGCTGCGGCGGGAGCTGGAAAAGATTGCAAAGGAATGGCGGAAAAAGACGGACTTCCAGTTACGTCAGCTTATCTCGGATTTTGTGAAACAACTAGTGCGCCTCCTAGCCTTTAATGGGATAACATTTTCGCATCTTAGCAGGGATTGTTATGTGCAGCAGATGATGGAGgcactgcagcagctgcactaCACCAAAAAGGTGAACAAAAGCTGGCTTCAAACGCCGAACAGCACACAAGCCATCGCCCATGTGCTGGAATTACTCAATTTCTTGTTGGGTGTCCTCGAACATCGAAAAGGGGAAGGCATGTGTGTGCTCCCTGTTGTTTCTGAAAAGCAGAGAATTGAACAACTTGCATCGGCATCTGGTACATCTTATGATGTAATGAGCCTGCAACAGAAgtttgaaaacataaaaataaagaaggaaAGTTTAAACAATTACCAAGCATCCCCCAAGTCAGAATCCCCCGCATACAAGGACATGGATAAAGTAAGGGAGCGGAATGGAAATCAGGACTTCGCCAGACTCCTAGATTTCCAGAAAGAGACCCATCATGAACTCCACCTGCATCGCCTGCGCCTTGAGGAGTTTTCCGAGCTCGTGAGCCTCGCCGTGATAAAACTAAAACGCTGTCATGAGGGCAATAAGCAAAGCATTCAAGCCTTTAATGAGCAAATACAAGACTTGGCCGACTCCGTGGTTTTGAGAAACAGAAATGTCGGCCTTTTAACCCAGTTACATTTGAACGAAAATCCCGGGCAGAAGCAGTTACACGAACGactggagcaactgcagcgacTGTATGAGgataattattcaaatcttCTACAGTTAAACATTAGGCCGCCCCAGGAAAAGCCTTGA
- the LOC122626460 gene encoding uncharacterized protein LOC122626460 isoform X1: MEPEVVYNQWHRDEEHNQFICPIVYTNEMPSPPKDCKYLPCGQIIREYGKEPVLIHKLETRFSQLFKGLHELFKIDLMDQKAYDELPGNVQPMDPRDAALLKDIEALDCGYARRIRVQDCGQMFAKERVQPPRPRTRLQSSMAMLRAPSNLEPISLELQRAMIDGSFRDIKKPLFRHPTKPGSNARPVMTLPVFPDTDLQHYSFVQMKFDIPPQDNSQNLIKDCGSCLINFRYIQDIAETMEKVYLSDHRYREEKAGDSLDRCERFILREEDGAIHYVSVDKYIKLRRERPRPQASANKCLLQVQRVEMETI, translated from the exons ATGGAACCAGAGGTCGTGTACAATCAATGGCATCGTGATGAAGAGCA CAATCAGTTCATCTGCCCCATTGTCTACACAAATGAGATGCCCAGTCCTCCGAAGGATTGCAAATATCTGCCCTGTGGCCAGATTATCCGGGAGTACGGAAAGGAGCCGGTTCTGATTCACAAGCTGGAGACTCGCTTCTCGCAACTGTTCAAAGGGCTGCATGAGCTCttcaaaattgatttgatgGATCAGAAGGCTTACGATGAGCTGCCCGGCAATGTGCAGCCCATGGACCCGAGAGATGCAGCCTTGCTCAAGGACATTGAAGCGCTGGACTGTGGCTACGCCAGACGCATTCGCGTCCAGGATTGTGGCCAGATGTTCGCCAAGGAGCGAGTGCAGCCACCACGTCCTCGTACACGACTACAGAGCTCTATGGCGATGCTCAGGGCTCCCAGCAACCTGGAGCCCATCAGCCTGGAGCTGCAGAGGGCGATGATTGATGGCAGCTTCAGGGATATTAAGAAACCCCTCTTCCGACATCCCACCAAGCCGGGCAGCAATGCCCGCCCTGTGATGACTCTGCCGGTCTTTCCCGATACGGATTTGCAGCACTATAGCTTCGTTCAGATGAAGTTTGACATTCCACCGCAGGATAACAGCCAGAACTTAATCAAGGACTGCGGCAGCTGCCTGATCAACTTCCGTTACATCCAGGACATTGCGGAGACCATGGAAAAGGTCTACCTATCCGACCATCGCTACAGAGAGGAAAAAGCCGGGGATAGTTTGGACCGCTGTGAGCGTTTCATACTGCGCGAGGAAGATGGTGCCATCCATTACGTAAGTGTGGACAAGTACATCAAGTTGAGGCGGGAACGACCACGCCCCCAGGCCTCGGCCAACAAGTGTCTGCTG CAGGTCCAGcgtgtggaaatggaaacaatATGA
- the LOC122621113 gene encoding kinetochore and Eb1-associated basic protein isoform X2, producing the protein MGFSYPKDPKRLHESSRAIKLTTSKRKLDFKTELRTDLLRRELEKIAKEWRKKTDFQLRQLISDFVKQLVRLLAFNGITFSHLSRDCYVQQMMEALQQLHYTKKVNKSWLQTPNSTQAIAHVLELLNFLLGVLEHRKGEGMCVLPVVSEKQRIEQLASASGTSYDVMSLQQKFENIKIKKESLNNYQASPKSESPAYKDMDKVRERNGNQDFARLLDFQKETHHELHLHRLRLEEFSELVSLAVIKLKRCHEGNKQSIQAFNEQIQDLADSVVLRNRNVGLLTQLHLNENPGQKQLHERLEQLQRLYEDNYSNLLQLNIRPPQEKP; encoded by the coding sequence ATGGGATTTTCGTACCCCAAGGATCCGAAAAGGCTTCATGAATCCAGCAGAGCAATCAAGCTGACCACCTCAAAGCGAAAGTTGGACTTCAAAACTGAGCTGCGCACCGATTTGCTGCGGCGGGAGCTGGAAAAGATTGCAAAGGAATGGCGGAAAAAGACGGACTTCCAGTTACGTCAGCTTATCTCGGATTTTGTGAAACAACTAGTGCGCCTCCTAGCCTTTAATGGGATAACATTTTCGCATCTTAGCAGGGATTGTTATGTGCAGCAGATGATGGAGgcactgcagcagctgcactaCACCAAAAAGGTGAACAAAAGCTGGCTTCAAACGCCGAACAGCACACAAGCCATCGCCCATGTGCTGGAATTACTCAATTTCTTGTTGGGTGTCCTCGAACATCGAAAAGGGGAAGGCATGTGTGTGCTCCCTGTTGTTTCTGAAAAGCAGAGAATTGAACAACTTGCATCGGCATCTGGTACATCTTATGATGTAATGAGCCTGCAACAGAAgtttgaaaacataaaaataaagaaggaaAGTTTAAACAATTACCAAGCATCCCCCAAGTCAGAATCCCCCGCATACAAGGACATGGATAAAGTAAGGGAGCGGAATGGAAATCAGGACTTCGCCAGACTCCTAGATTTCCAGAAAGAGACCCATCATGAACTCCACCTGCATCGCCTGCGCCTTGAGGAGTTTTCCGAGCTCGTGAGCCTCGCCGTGATAAAACTAAAACGCTGTCATGAGGGCAATAAGCAAAGCATTCAAGCCTTTAATGAGCAAATACAAGACTTGGCCGACTCCGTGGTTTTGAGAAACAGAAATGTCGGCCTTTTAACCCAGTTACATTTGAACGAAAATCCCGGGCAGAAGCAGTTACACGAACGactggagcaactgcagcgacTGTATGAGgataattattcaaatcttCTACAGTTAAACATTAGGCCGCCCCAGGAAAAGCCTTGA
- the LOC122625214 gene encoding E3 ubiquitin-protein ligase Su(dx) produces MADGNGLPAGAASGGMEAGQTVNGAGSASPTPTSSSGAGAGASGSGNQGYHQLSVTIEEASLRNNGFLKPNPYVELLIDSKSKRKTDLVKNSYLPKWNEEFTVLITPNSTLHFKVLDHSSFRKDAMLGERIINLAHILQHYNGRCEFLELTIDLFVTSKSDNRQTKSGELVAILNGLKLDMSKLQIQPVGGQQNGNPPVQAVNPSVVSDAAAGRSCMIYGGVRARMRLRSSSGNSNGGESRSPLPNGSGDQRRSTQAPPVWEQQQQSQNQPQPLRMVNGSGAAVPQTAPYPQQPPAPALARPLTQVYGALPENTQPAAVYLPAGGGAAVGQPGVAGPPIEQPGVGLPVSQSTDPQLQTQPADDEPLPAGWEIRLDQYGRRYYVDHNTRSTYWEKPTPLPPGWEIRKDGRGRVYYVDHNTRKTTWQRPNSERLMHFQHWQGQRAHVVSQGNQRYLYSQQQQQPTAVTAQVTQDDEDALGPLPDGWEKKIQSDNRVYFVNHKNRTTQWEDPRTQGQEVSLINEGPLPPGWEIRYTAAGERFFVDHNTRRTTFEDPRPGAPKGAKGVYGVPRAYERSFRWKLSQFRYLCQSNALPSHIKITVTRQTLFEDSYHQIMRLPAYELRRRLYIIFRGEEGLDYGGVSREWFFLLSHEVLNPMYCLFEYANKNNYSLQINPASYVNPDHLQYFKFIGRFIAMALYHGRFIYSGFTMPFYKRMLNKKLTIKDIETIDPEFYNSLIWVKDNNIDECGLELWFSVDFEVLGQIIHHELKENGEKERVTEENKEEYITLMTEWRMTRGIEQQTKTFLEGFNEVVPLEWLKYFDERELELILCGMQDVDVEDWQRNTIYRHYNRNSKQVVWFWQFVRETDNEKRARLLQFVTGTCRVPVGGFAELMGSNGPQRFCIEKVGKETWLPRSHTCFNRLDLPPYKSYDQLVEKLTFAIEETEGFCQE; encoded by the exons ATGGCCGATGGAAATGGGCTGCCAGCGGGTGCAGCTTCCGGCGGCATGGAAGCCGGGCAGACGGTGAATGGAGCGGGATCCGCCAGCCCCACGCCCACTTCCAGttcgggggcgggggcgggggccaGTGGGAGCGGCAATCAAGGATATCATCAATTAAGCGTGACAA TCGAGGAGGCTTCGCTGCGCAACAATGGCTTCCTCAAGCCAAATCCCTACGTGGAGCTCTTGATTgacagcaaaagcaaacggAAAACAGACCTGGTAAAGAACAGCTATTTGCCCAAGTGGAATGAGGAGTTCACAGTGCTG ATCACACCCAATTCAACGCTGCACTTCAAAGTGCTGGATCACTCCAGTTTCCGTAAAGATGCCATGCTTGGAGAGCGGATCATTAACCTGGCGCACATTCTGCAGCATTACAATGGGCGGTGCGAGTTCCTTGAGCTGACCATCGATCTGTTCGTGACCAGCAAGTCGGACAATCGCCAGACGAAGAGCGGCGAGCTAGTGGCCATCCTCAATGGCCTCAAACTCGATATGAGCAAGCTGCAGATTCAGCCAGTAGGTGGCCAACAGAATGGCAATCCACCCGTCCAGGCAGTCAATCCGTCGGTGGTCAGTGATGCGGCCGCCGGACGAAGTTGCATGATCTACGGCGGAGTTCGGGCACGGATGCGACTACGCTCTAGCAGTGGAAATAGCAACGGCGGAGAAAGCCGCTCTCCTTTGCCTAATGGATCTGGAGATCAAAGGAGATCTACGCAGGCGCCCCCGGTGTgggaacagcagcaacaatccCAGAATCAACCGCAACCCCTGAGAATGGTCAATGGCAGTGGGGCGGCAGTGCCGCAGACAGCTCCGTATCCCCAGCAGCCACCAGCTCCCGCACTAGCTCGTCCTCTAACCCAAGTGTACGGAGCGCTACCAGAGAATACACAACCAGCAGCTGTTTATCTGCCAGcaggtggaggagcagcagtagGACAACCTGGAGTAGCAGGCCCACCAATTGAACAGCCCGGCGTTGGACTGCCCGTGAGCCAAAGCACAGATCCGCAACTGCAGACACAACCAGCGGATGATGAGCCGCTGCCTGCAGGGTGGGAAATCCGCCTGGACCAGTATGGTCGGAGATACTACGTAGATCACAATACACGATCCACCTACTGGGAGAAACCAACGCCGCTGCCCCCGGGCTGGGAGATCAGGAAAGATGGGCGCGGTCGCGTTTACTACGTAGACCACAACACAAGAAAAACTACCTGGCAGCGGCCGAATAGTGAGCGTTTGATGCACTTCCAGCACTGGCAGGGTCAGCGGGCCCACGTTGTGTCCCAGGGCAACCAGCGATACCTGTactcccagcagcagcagcaaccaacGGCGGTGACGGCCCAAGTGACGCAGGACGACGAGGATGCACTGGGTCCCCTACCAGATGGATGGGAGAAGAAG ATCCAATCGGACAACAGAGTGTACTTTGTCAACCACAAAAACCGAACCACCCAGTGGGAGGATCCACGCACGCAGGGCCAGGAGGTGAGTCTGATCAACGAGGGCCCGCTTCCACCCGGCTGGGAAATCCGCTATACCGCCGCCGGTGAGCGCTTCTTCGTGGATCACAATACGAGACGAACCACCTTCGAGGATCCTCGACCAGGGGCTCCCAAGGGAGCTAAGGGAGTGTACGGAGTTCCACGCGCCTACGAACGCAGTTTCCGCTGGAAGCTGTCGCAGTTCCGATACTTGTGCCAGAGCAACGCATTGCCATCGCACATCAAGATCACGGTGACGCGGCAAACCCTGTTCGAGGATTCATACCACCAGATCATGCGTCTGCCGGCATACGAACTCCGAAGGCGGCTCTATATCATATTCCGTGGCGAGGAGGGACTGGATTACGGTGGAGTATCTCGCGAGTGGTTCTTCTTGCTTTCCCACGAGGTCCTGAATCCCATGTACTGCTTGTTTGAGTACGCGAACAAGAACAACTACAGCCTGCAGATAAACCCCGCCTCGTACGTGAACCCCGATCACCTGCAGTACTTCAAGTTCATCGGTCGCTTTATCGCGATGGCCCTGTATCATGGAAGGTTTATCTACAGTGGATTCACAATGCCATTTTACAAGCGCATGCTGAACAAGAAGTTGACCATCAAGGACATCGAGACGATCGATCCAGAGTTCTACAACTCGCTTATCTGGGTGAAAGATAACAACATTGATGAGTGCGGGTTGGAGCTCTGGTTTAGCGTGGACTTCGAAGTGCTCGGCCAGATAATCCATCATGAGTTGAAGGAGAACGGGGAGAAAGAGCGGGTCACGGAGGAGAACAAGGAGGAGTACATCACACTCATGACAGAGTGGCGGATGACGCG GGGCATTGAGCAGCAGACGAAGACGTTCCTGGAAGGCTTCAATGAGGTGGTGCCTCTGGAGTGGCTCAAGTACTTTGATGAGCGCGAGCTGGAGCTTATTTTGTGCGGCATGcaggacgtggacgtggaggACTGGCAGCGCAACACAATCTACAGGCACTATAACCGCAACTCCAAGCAAGTTGTCTGGTTCTGGCAG TTTGTTCGCGAGACGGATAACGAGAAGCGTGCTCGCCTGCTGCAGTTTGTGACGGGCACGTGTCGCGTGCCGGTCGGAGGATTCGCCGAGCTGATGGGCTCCAACGGGCCGCAGCGCTTCTGCATCGAGAAGGTGGGCAAGGAGACGTGGCTGCCGCGCTCGCACACCTGCTTCAATCGATTGGACCTGCCGCCGTACAAGAGCTACGATCAGCTGGTGGAGAAGCTGACCTTTGCCATCGAGGAGACTGAGGGCTTCTGCCAGGAATGA
- the LOC122621113 gene encoding kinetochore and Eb1-associated basic protein isoform X3: MATSPDVRTPGCCSPLRTKELLERQRSSRCTPGKGYLTPRNCQSPKKPEMRIPSVIVTDAEFGLERPNQLLQRLERSLFRSSSASKVPSKNALLASQGRQRTWEGPKTPELRRTNKTVPSSEPRPKRSKELLEDLRSTHRGASVTKLATQFNKENQELSKSLSAQN, from the exons ATGGCTACATCGCCAGATGTGCG AACTCCGGGCTGCTGCTCACCCTTGCGCACCAAGGAATTGCTGGAAAGGCAGAGGTCCAGTAGGTGTACCCCCGGAAAAGGATATCTAACCCCACGAAACTGCCAGAGCCCCAAAAAGCCAGAGATGCGGATACCTTCCGTAATCGTCACCGATGCCGAGTTCGGCTTGGAGCGCCCTAATCAATTGCTACAGCGTCTGGAGAGATCACTATTTCGATCTTCCTCTGCTTCCAAAGTGCCATCGAAAAATGCATTGTTGGCATCCCAAGGCAGACAGCGCACCTGGGAAGGACCCAAAACCCCAGAGCTCCG CCGTACCAACAAAACCGTACCCTCTTCGGAACCTCGTCCAAAACGTTCTAAGGAACTACTGGAGGATCTTAGGTCCACGCATCGAGGAGCTTCTGTCACGAAATTAGCGACCCAATTCAATAAGGAAAACCAAGAACTTTCAAAGAG CCTATCCGCCCAAAATTGA
- the LOC122626460 gene encoding uncharacterized protein LOC122626460 isoform X2 yields MEPEVVYNQWHRDEEHNQFICPIVYTNEMPSPPKDCKYLPCGQIIREYGKEPVLIHKLETRFSQLFKGLHELFKIDLMDQKAYDELPGNVQPMDPRDAALLKDIEALDCGYARRIRVQDCGQMFAKERVQPPRPRTRLQSSMAMLRAPSNLEPISLELQRAMIDGSFRDIKKPLFRHPTKPGSNARPVMTLPVFPDTDLQHYSFVQMKFDIPPQDNSQNLIKDCGSCLINFRYIQDIAETMEKVYLSDHRYREEKAGDSLDRCERFILREEDGAIHYVSVDKYIKLRRERPRPQASANKCLLVQRVEMETI; encoded by the exons ATGGAACCAGAGGTCGTGTACAATCAATGGCATCGTGATGAAGAGCA CAATCAGTTCATCTGCCCCATTGTCTACACAAATGAGATGCCCAGTCCTCCGAAGGATTGCAAATATCTGCCCTGTGGCCAGATTATCCGGGAGTACGGAAAGGAGCCGGTTCTGATTCACAAGCTGGAGACTCGCTTCTCGCAACTGTTCAAAGGGCTGCATGAGCTCttcaaaattgatttgatgGATCAGAAGGCTTACGATGAGCTGCCCGGCAATGTGCAGCCCATGGACCCGAGAGATGCAGCCTTGCTCAAGGACATTGAAGCGCTGGACTGTGGCTACGCCAGACGCATTCGCGTCCAGGATTGTGGCCAGATGTTCGCCAAGGAGCGAGTGCAGCCACCACGTCCTCGTACACGACTACAGAGCTCTATGGCGATGCTCAGGGCTCCCAGCAACCTGGAGCCCATCAGCCTGGAGCTGCAGAGGGCGATGATTGATGGCAGCTTCAGGGATATTAAGAAACCCCTCTTCCGACATCCCACCAAGCCGGGCAGCAATGCCCGCCCTGTGATGACTCTGCCGGTCTTTCCCGATACGGATTTGCAGCACTATAGCTTCGTTCAGATGAAGTTTGACATTCCACCGCAGGATAACAGCCAGAACTTAATCAAGGACTGCGGCAGCTGCCTGATCAACTTCCGTTACATCCAGGACATTGCGGAGACCATGGAAAAGGTCTACCTATCCGACCATCGCTACAGAGAGGAAAAAGCCGGGGATAGTTTGGACCGCTGTGAGCGTTTCATACTGCGCGAGGAAGATGGTGCCATCCATTACGTAAGTGTGGACAAGTACATCAAGTTGAGGCGGGAACGACCACGCCCCCAGGCCTCGGCCAACAAGTGTCTGCTG GTCCAGcgtgtggaaatggaaacaatATGA
- the LOC122626481 gene encoding odorant receptor 22c gives MTDSGQPAIAGHFYRIPRFSGRIVGLWPQRIRGGDGGDGGRPWHAHLLFVFAFAVVLLGAAGEVSYGCVHLDNLVVALEAFCPGTTKAVCVLKLWVFFRSNRRWAELVQRLRVMLWQSRRQEAQRMLVGLATTANRLSLLLLSSGTATNAAFNLQPLIMGLYRWIMQLPGHIELPFNIILPSFAVQPGLFPLTYVLLTASGACTVFAFSFVDGFFVCSCLYICGAFRLVQQDIRRIFADLHGDSVDVFTEEMNAEVRHRLAQVVERHNAIIDFCTDLTRQFTVIVLMHFLSAAFVLCSTILDIMLNTSSLSGLTYICYIIAALTQLFLYCFGGNHVSESSAAVADVLYDIEWYKCDARTRKVILMILRRSQRAKTIAVPFFTPSLPALRSILSTAGSYITLLKTFL, from the exons ATGACTGACAGCGGGCAGCCTGCCATTGCCGGCCACTTTTACCGGATTCCACGCTTCTCCGGCCGCATTGTGGGCCTCTGGCCGCAGAGGATCAGGGGCGGGGACGGGGGCGATGGCGGTCGTCCTTGGCACGCCCACCTGCTCTTCGTGTTCGCCTTCGCGGTGGTGCTGTTGGGTGCGGCGGGCGAGGTGTCCTACGGCTGTGTCCACCTGGATAACCTGGTGGTGGCACTGGAGGCCTTCTGCCCCGGCACCACGAAGGCCGTCTGCGTGCTGAAGCTGTGGGTCTTCTTCCGCTCCAATCGCCGGTGGGCGGAGCTGGTGCAGCGCCTGAGGGTCATGTTGTGGCAATCGCGGCGGCAGGAGGCCCAGAGGATGCTGGTCGGACTGGCCACCACGGCCAACAGACTCAGCCTGTTGCTGCTCAGTTCTGGCACGGCGACCAATGCCGCCTTCAATCTGCAGCCGCTGATTATGGGTCTGTACCGCTGGATTATGCAACTGCCGGGTCACATCGAACTGCCCTTCAACATCAT ACTGCCCTCGTTTGCCGTGCAGCCAGGACTCTTTCCGCTCACCTACGTGCTGTTGACCGCTTCCGGTGCCTGCACCGTGTTCGCCTTCAGCTTCGTGGACGGCTTCTTCGTCTGCTCGTGCCTCTACATCTGCGGTGCCTTCCGGCTGGTGCAGCAGGACATTCGCAGGATATTTGCCGATTTGCATGGCG ATTCAGTCGATGTGTTCACCGAGGAGATGAACGCGGAGGTGCGGCACAGACTGGCCCAAGTTGTCGAGCGGCACAATGCGATTATCGATTTCTGCACGGACCTAACACGCCAGTTCACCGTTATCGTTTTAATGCATTTCCTGTCTGCCGCCTTCGTCCTCTGCTCGACCATCCTGGACATCATGTTG AACACGTCGTCGCTGAGCGGCTTAACCTACATCTGCTACATCATCGCGGCCCTAACGCAGCTATTCCTCTACTGCTTCGGCGGCAACCACGTCAGCGAGAGT AGTGCCGCTGTGGCGGACGTGCTGTACGACATTGAGTGGTACAAATGCGATGCGAGGACTAGGAAAGTGATTTTAATGATATTGCGGCGTTCGCAGCGGGCAAAAACAATTGCGGTGCCGTTTTTTACGCCCTCACTGCCAGCACTGAGATCT ATACTCAGCACGGCCGGCTCATATATCACGCTGCTGAAGACGTTCCTGTAA